Proteins encoded within one genomic window of Bacillus sp. F19:
- the serS gene encoding serine--tRNA ligase, with amino-acid sequence MLDIKYLRANFEEVKEKLSHRGEDLGDFSKFEELDQKRRELISKVEVFKSKRNEVSGKIAVLKREKQDADHLIKEMREVGDLVKEMDDELREVEAELETLMLSIPNIPHESVPVGETEDDNILHREWGEVPAFAFEPKPHWDVADHLRILDFERAGKVTGSRFVFYRGLGARLERALISFMLDLHIDEHGYTEVLPPYIVNRDSMTGTGQLPKFEEDAFKIAGEDYFLIPTAEVPVTNMHREEILSIDQLPVNYAAYSSCFRSEAGSAGRDTRGLIRQHQFNKVELVKFVKPEDSYDELEKLTGHAEKVLQLLGLPYRVLRMCTADLGFTAAKKYDIEVWIPSQETYREISSCSNFEAFQARRAGIRFRREPKGKPEFVHTLNGSGLAIGRTVAAILENYQQEDGTVVIPKVLRPYMGNREVISR; translated from the coding sequence ATGCTGGATATTAAATATTTGCGCGCTAACTTTGAAGAAGTAAAAGAAAAACTGTCTCATCGCGGAGAAGATTTAGGCGACTTCAGCAAGTTTGAGGAACTGGATCAAAAACGCCGTGAACTGATTTCTAAAGTAGAGGTATTTAAAAGCAAGCGAAATGAAGTTTCAGGCAAAATTGCTGTTTTAAAACGTGAAAAACAGGATGCAGATCATCTAATAAAAGAAATGCGTGAAGTTGGCGACCTCGTGAAAGAAATGGACGATGAGCTTCGCGAGGTTGAGGCAGAGCTTGAAACGTTAATGCTGTCTATTCCAAATATCCCTCATGAAAGTGTGCCTGTAGGCGAGACAGAAGACGATAATATTCTTCACCGCGAATGGGGAGAAGTTCCTGCATTTGCATTTGAACCAAAGCCGCACTGGGATGTTGCCGATCACCTTAGGATTTTAGATTTTGAACGTGCTGGTAAAGTAACCGGCAGCCGATTTGTTTTCTACCGCGGCTTAGGTGCCCGTCTCGAGCGTGCACTTATTAGTTTTATGCTTGATTTGCATATCGATGAGCACGGCTATACAGAAGTGCTTCCTCCATATATCGTAAATCGTGACAGCATGACGGGAACAGGCCAGCTGCCTAAATTTGAAGAAGATGCATTTAAAATTGCGGGTGAAGATTACTTTTTAATTCCTACAGCTGAAGTGCCTGTAACCAACATGCACCGTGAAGAGATTCTCTCTATTGATCAGCTTCCGGTTAACTATGCAGCATACAGCTCTTGCTTCCGTTCTGAGGCTGGTTCTGCAGGAAGAGATACTAGAGGATTAATCCGCCAGCATCAATTTAATAAAGTAGAGCTTGTGAAATTTGTTAAGCCGGAAGATTCTTATGATGAGCTTGAAAAACTGACAGGACATGCAGAGAAAGTTCTTCAGCTGCTGGGTCTTCCTTATCGCGTGCTTAGAATGTGCACAGCTGACCTTGGATTCACTGCAGCAAAGAAATATGACATTGAAGTATGGATACCGAGCCAGGAAACGTACCGCGAAATTTCATCTTGCAGTAACTTTGAGGCTTTCCAGGCGCGCCGCGCAGGAATCCGTTTCAGACGTGAACCTAAAGGTAAACCTGAATTTGTTCATACATTGAACGGATCTGGTCTTGCGATTGGCAGAACTGTTGCCGCGATCCTTGAGAATTATCAGCAGGAAGATGGAACAGTCGTTATTCCTAAAGTCTTGCGTCCATATATGGGGAATAGAGAAGTCATTTCACGATAA
- the pdxT gene encoding pyridoxal 5'-phosphate synthase glutaminase subunit PdxT, with protein sequence MLKIGVLGLQGAVREHIRSIEASGAEGVVVKRPEQLDELDGLIMPGGESTTMRRLIDKYDFMNPLKAFAEQGKPMFGTCAGLILLAKNIVGYSEGHLGLMDVTVERNSFGRQRESFEAELNITDVAEDFVGVFIRAPHIVEVGEDVEILSKHNGRIVAARQGQFLGCSFHPELTDDHRMTGLFVRMAENTKAKLSV encoded by the coding sequence ATGCTTAAAATTGGTGTATTAGGCCTTCAAGGTGCTGTAAGAGAGCACATTCGATCAATAGAGGCAAGCGGTGCAGAGGGAGTCGTTGTTAAACGTCCTGAGCAGCTGGATGAACTGGACGGACTTATTATGCCAGGCGGAGAAAGCACGACAATGCGCCGCCTGATTGATAAATATGATTTCATGAATCCTCTGAAAGCATTCGCTGAACAGGGAAAGCCCATGTTTGGAACTTGTGCCGGCTTAATTCTTCTTGCTAAGAACATTGTGGGATACAGTGAAGGACATCTTGGCTTAATGGATGTTACGGTTGAGAGAAATTCATTTGGGCGTCAGCGCGAAAGCTTTGAAGCAGAATTGAACATTACGGATGTTGCTGAAGATTTCGTTGGTGTGTTTATCAGGGCTCCTCATATTGTGGAAGTTGGAGAAGATGTAGAGATTCTGTCTAAGCATAACGGGAGAATTGTTGCAGCGCGTCAAGGACAGTTCCTGGGCTGCTCGTTTCATCCTGAATTAACGGATGATCACCGGATGACTGGGCTGTTTGTACGTATGGCGGAAAACACAAAAGCAAAGTTAAGTGTATAA
- a CDS encoding D-alanyl-D-alanine carboxypeptidase, which produces MNLSNMKLKRLLSVLFAAVLAITVVMQASQTSAAENDAVGVNAKGAILVEASTGKILYGKNADELLPIASMAKIMTEYLVLEAVDKGKIKWDQTYTPSEYVYKISQNRELSNVPLRKDGTYNVKELYEAMSIYSANGAAIALAEIVSGSETNFVKLMNEKAKEMGLKNFEFVNSTGLENGDLAGMHPDGTTVDAENKMSARDMALLSQKLINDYPEVLETAGTPRKVFREGTEDAIKMDNWNWMLEGLLFETEGVDGLKTGSTKSAGSSFTATAERNGMRVITVVLNATGDDGSLHTPRFKETKKMIEYAYNNFKMEEVYPENYQIKNKSDLSVVKGKEKEVAVATKEPLNLVVKNGEKESYEPSYVFDQKKVNADNEVQAPVKKGEKIGYMTVKYTGKGQDLGFLEEKSDANVDIVTKSGVEKANWFVLSMRGIGGFFGSLWGTVTDTVTGWF; this is translated from the coding sequence ATGAATTTGAGCAACATGAAGTTAAAGCGTTTGCTGTCCGTTCTGTTTGCTGCTGTTCTGGCGATAACAGTTGTTATGCAGGCATCACAGACATCTGCGGCAGAAAATGATGCAGTAGGAGTCAATGCAAAAGGTGCAATTTTAGTAGAAGCGTCTACAGGTAAAATTTTATACGGGAAAAATGCAGACGAACTGCTGCCGATTGCAAGTATGGCTAAAATCATGACAGAATACTTGGTTCTTGAAGCAGTTGATAAAGGAAAAATCAAATGGGATCAAACTTACACTCCAAGTGAGTATGTATATAAAATTTCCCAAAACCGCGAACTTTCCAACGTTCCATTACGAAAAGACGGTACATACAATGTGAAAGAGCTTTATGAAGCGATGAGCATTTATTCTGCAAACGGAGCAGCTATTGCATTAGCTGAAATCGTTTCAGGATCTGAGACTAATTTTGTAAAATTAATGAATGAAAAAGCAAAAGAGATGGGTCTTAAAAACTTCGAATTTGTGAACTCTACAGGTTTAGAAAATGGAGATCTTGCAGGAATGCATCCGGATGGAACGACAGTAGATGCTGAAAATAAAATGTCAGCGCGGGATATGGCGCTGCTTTCTCAAAAATTAATTAACGACTACCCAGAAGTTTTGGAAACAGCAGGTACTCCGAGAAAAGTATTCAGAGAAGGCACAGAAGATGCAATCAAGATGGATAACTGGAACTGGATGCTTGAAGGCCTATTATTTGAAACAGAAGGTGTAGATGGTTTAAAAACGGGTTCTACTAAATCAGCAGGTTCCTCTTTTACTGCAACTGCTGAACGAAATGGCATGAGAGTCATAACTGTAGTATTAAACGCAACAGGTGATGACGGCAGCCTGCATACTCCTCGTTTTAAAGAAACGAAAAAAATGATTGAATATGCATATAACAATTTCAAGATGGAAGAAGTCTATCCTGAAAACTATCAAATCAAAAACAAATCTGACCTCTCTGTTGTGAAAGGGAAAGAAAAAGAAGTAGCAGTAGCAACAAAAGAACCGCTTAATCTTGTTGTTAAAAATGGTGAAAAAGAATCATATGAGCCAAGCTACGTTTTTGATCAAAAGAAGGTCAATGCTGACAATGAAGTACAGGCCCCTGTCAAAAAAGGCGAGAAGATCGGCTATATGACAGTTAAGTACACAGGTAAAGGCCAAGACCTGGGCTTCTTAGAAGAAAAAAGCGACGCCAATGTTGATATCGTAACAAAAAGCGGTGTTGAAAAAGCCAATTGGTTTGTATTATCCATGAGAGGTATCGGCGGATTCTTCGGAAGTCTTTGGGGAACAGTGACAGACACTGTCACAGGCTGGTTTTAA
- the pdxS gene encoding pyridoxal 5'-phosphate synthase lyase subunit PdxS, with protein sequence MNNTGTDRVKRGMAEMQKGGVIMDVVNAEQAKIAEEAGAVAVMALERVPADIRAAGGVARMADPTIVEEVMKAVTVPVMAKARIGHIVEARILEAMGVDYIDESEVLTPADEEYHLNKRDYTVPFVCGCRDLGEATRRIAEGASMLRTKGEPGTGNIVEAVRHMRKVNGQVRRIIGMSTDELMTEAKLLGAPYELLLQIKHEGRLPVVNFAAGGVATPADAALMMQLGADGVFVGSGIFKSENPAKFARAIVEATTHYQDYELIASLSKGLGTAMKGIEISTLLPENRMQERGW encoded by the coding sequence ATGAATAACACAGGTACAGATCGAGTAAAACGCGGAATGGCAGAAATGCAAAAAGGCGGCGTCATTATGGACGTAGTCAATGCAGAGCAAGCAAAGATCGCTGAGGAAGCTGGAGCAGTTGCTGTTATGGCACTTGAGCGCGTTCCTGCTGACATTCGTGCAGCAGGCGGAGTTGCCCGTATGGCAGATCCTACAATTGTTGAAGAAGTGATGAAGGCTGTAACGGTTCCAGTTATGGCAAAAGCACGTATTGGTCACATTGTTGAAGCTCGCATTTTAGAAGCGATGGGTGTCGATTACATTGATGAAAGTGAAGTGCTGACTCCGGCTGATGAGGAGTACCACTTAAATAAACGTGATTATACAGTTCCATTTGTTTGCGGATGCCGTGATTTAGGCGAAGCTACTAGACGTATTGCAGAGGGCGCTTCTATGCTCCGCACAAAAGGCGAGCCTGGTACAGGAAATATCGTTGAGGCTGTTCGCCATATGCGTAAAGTAAATGGCCAAGTGCGCAGAATCATTGGAATGAGCACGGATGAACTGATGACAGAAGCGAAGCTGTTAGGCGCGCCTTATGAGCTTCTTCTTCAAATCAAGCATGAGGGCCGCCTTCCGGTTGTAAACTTCGCAGCAGGCGGAGTAGCAACTCCGGCAGATGCTGCGCTAATGATGCAATTAGGTGCAGACGGTGTATTCGTAGGTTCAGGTATCTTCAAGTCTGAAAACCCGGCAAAATTTGCTCGTGCGATTGTTGAAGCAACAACTCACTATCAGGACTATGAGCTAATTGCAAGTCTTTCAAAGGGACTTGGAACAGCAATGAAAGGCATTGAGATCTCAACATTGCTTCCTGAGAACAGAATGCAAGAGCGCGGCTGGTAA
- a CDS encoding deoxynucleoside kinase: MNLREKYSIPHNAVITIAGTVGVGKSTMTNALANALKFRTSFEKVDTNPYLDKFYADFERWSFHLQIYFLAERFKEQKRIFEYGGGFIQDRSIYEDTGIFAKMHFEKGTMTEVDYETYTNLFDAMVMTPYFPHPDLLIYLEGSLEDILSRIKERGRPMEQQTPIAYWEEMHRRYEDWINNFNACPVLRLNINDYDIMANEGSIEPIVERVAHFIEQTRLLKK, encoded by the coding sequence ATGAATTTGAGAGAGAAATACAGCATCCCTCACAACGCCGTCATTACCATAGCGGGAACGGTCGGTGTCGGAAAATCGACAATGACAAATGCACTTGCAAATGCATTGAAATTCCGCACCTCATTTGAAAAAGTAGACACAAACCCCTATCTTGATAAATTTTACGCAGATTTTGAAAGATGGAGCTTTCATCTGCAAATCTACTTCCTTGCTGAAAGATTTAAAGAGCAAAAGCGGATTTTTGAATACGGCGGAGGTTTTATTCAGGATCGGTCAATCTATGAAGATACTGGGATTTTCGCCAAAATGCATTTTGAAAAAGGCACGATGACAGAAGTGGATTATGAAACATACACGAATTTATTCGATGCGATGGTCATGACACCTTACTTCCCTCATCCTGACCTTTTGATTTACTTAGAAGGCAGCCTTGAGGATATTTTATCCCGCATCAAAGAACGCGGGCGTCCGATGGAGCAGCAGACACCAATTGCTTATTGGGAAGAGATGCACCGCCGCTATGAGGATTGGATTAATAACTTTAATGCATGTCCTGTCCTGCGCCTCAACATTAACGATTATGACATTATGGCAAACGAAGGTTCAATTGAACCAATAGTTGAGCGCGTCGCCCATTTTATAGAGCAGACAAGATTACTTAAGAAATAA
- a CDS encoding deoxynucleoside kinase, whose translation MSGVPFITVEGPIGVGKTSLARAIAEHYQFHLLKEIVDENPFLGKFYENIEEWSFQTEMFFLCNRYKQLEDIAQLFLKKSQPVVADYHIYKNLIFAKRTLKKEQYDKYLDIYSILTSDMPKPNLIIYLNASLDTLLNRIDMRGREIEKNIDPGYLKQLSEDYEVAMSQWEKEHPSIPVLRFSGDELDFVQNEKDLTYIFKRLDESLHEGVTSK comes from the coding sequence ATGAGTGGCGTACCGTTTATTACCGTGGAAGGACCGATTGGTGTTGGAAAAACTTCGCTTGCAAGAGCGATAGCAGAACACTATCAATTTCATTTGCTTAAAGAGATCGTTGATGAGAATCCTTTTCTCGGCAAATTTTATGAAAACATTGAAGAGTGGAGTTTCCAAACAGAGATGTTCTTCCTGTGTAATCGATATAAACAGCTTGAAGATATTGCTCAGTTATTTCTGAAAAAGAGTCAGCCTGTTGTGGCAGATTATCATATTTATAAAAATCTTATTTTCGCAAAGCGCACTCTTAAAAAAGAACAATACGATAAATACCTTGATATTTATTCGATTTTAACAAGCGACATGCCAAAGCCAAACTTGATCATTTACTTGAATGCAAGTCTTGATACCTTGCTTAACCGCATTGATATGCGCGGGAGAGAGATCGAAAAAAATATCGATCCCGGCTATTTAAAGCAGTTATCGGAGGACTACGAAGTGGCCATGTCACAGTGGGAAAAAGAGCACCCATCCATCCCTGTTCTGAGATTCAGCGGAGATGAGCTTGATTTTGTACAAAACGAAAAAGATTTAACCTATATATTTAAACGCCTGGATGAATCTTTACATGAAGGAGTTACTAGTAAATGA